One part of the Rutidosis leptorrhynchoides isolate AG116_Rl617_1_P2 chromosome 1, CSIRO_AGI_Rlap_v1, whole genome shotgun sequence genome encodes these proteins:
- the LOC139889513 gene encoding uncharacterized mitochondrial protein AtMg00810-like, which translates to MGFSMTDLDPLNYFLRISVTRPTLTLVPSFPDEGTPMEDPTFYHSPSGILRYVKGTIDLGLQLFASSPTSLVAYSDANWVGCHTTRRYTSGYCVFFSGNNLLSWSPETLAHPSRSSANAEYRGVANVVAETCWIHNLLHEVHCPLFFATNV; encoded by the exons ATGGGGTTCTCGATGACTGATCTTGACCCATTGAACTACTTCTTGAGGATCTCGGTCACTC GACCTACATTGACATTAGTTCCAAGCTTTCCTGATGAAGGAACCCCTATGGAGGATCCCACTTTTTATCATAGTCCATCAG GGATTCTTCGATATGTCAAGGGCACTATAGATCTTGGTCTGCAATTGTTTGCATCTTCTCCTACCTCTTTGGTCGCTTACTCTGATGCTAACTGGGTTGGTTGTCACACTACACGTCGTTATACCTCTGGTTATTGCGTTTTTTTTTCCGGTAACAACCTGTTGTCGTGGTCCCCTGAAACGCTAGCACACCCTTCTCGTTCTAGTGCCAACGCCGAATACCGAGGTGTTGCTAATGTTGTTGCTGAAACCTGTTGGATACATAATTTGCTTCACGAGGTGCACTGTCCCCTTTTTTTTGCCACCAATGTCTAA